The following coding sequences lie in one Labrus bergylta chromosome 5, fLabBer1.1, whole genome shotgun sequence genomic window:
- the LOC136179282 gene encoding neurofascin-like has translation SPRSRSNSPPPPSPFCSSDEDNKPLQGSQTSLDGNVKESDNSLVDYGEGGDGQFNEDGSFIGQYTVKKDKDETEGNESSEATSPVNAIYSLA, from the coding sequence TCACCCCGCTCCCGTTCtaactctcctcctcccccctcccccttctgcAGCAGCGACGAGGACAACAAACCTCTGCAGGGCAGCCAGACGTCGCTGGACGGCAACGTGAAGGAAAGCGACAACAGCCTGGTGGACTACGGCGAGGGCGGCGACGGCCAGTTCAACGAGGACGGCTCTTTCATCGGCCAGTACACGGTGAAGAAGGACAAGGACGAGACGGAGGGCAACGAGAGCTCTGAGGCCACCTCGCCCGTCAACGCCATCTACTCCTTGGCGTAG